The Polyangia bacterium sequence CGCGTGCCCAATCTGTTCAAGACGCTGGTGCGCCATCCGAAGCTGCTGAAGCGCTGGCTGCCCTTCGCCAACCACATTCTCTTCAAGTCGAGCCTGGGCGCGCGCGAGCGCGAGATGCTGATCCTGCGCGTGTCGTGGGTGACGCGCGCCGAGTATGAA is a genomic window containing:
- a CDS encoding carboxymuconolactone decarboxylase family protein, with protein sequence MRSPKPRILPLEEKDWDDEQRQLLAPMAQSGRVPNLFKTLVRHPKLLKRWLPFANHILFKSSLGAREREMLILRVSWVTRAEYE